TGGCGCTGATCGCCTGGTCGGATGAACATCCGACCGAACGAACAAGGGCCGTCCCGCATGGGGCGGCCCTTTTTGCATCGGCTGCCCGCACTTCCTAGCGCTCGGCCCCGGGGAAGCGGACCAGCAGGTCGTATGCTGCGGGATCGGCGATGCCCGCGACCTTGACACCATTGCGCAGCCAGAAGGCGTGTTTCACGATCTCGGCCTGCTGCTCGATGCCATAGCGTTCGAGCGGCCAACCGGGTTTGAGCGCATAATCATAGCGCGCCCATGGCATCCGGCGCGTGACCAAATACCAGTCGCCCCTGGTCTGGACCTGCCAGACATGCACCAGCTCGTGGATCAGCAACCCCTGGCGCAGCACATGCGTGGTCGAGAAATCATCGCAATAGGCATCGCCGCGAGGGTGGAAATGCACGTGTCCGCGCGGGGCCATGGTGATCCGGCGGGGCTGGAAGGGAAACCACTTCCGCCGCCGGATCGTCACCCTGGCATAATCGATCGCGTGCCCGAAAACCGATTGGGCGAGCGCAATCTCGCCCGCTGTCAGCGGACGTTCCCCTCCTACGGGGCAGGTTGGCGCGACCGCTTCGTCATGGGCAGCAACCCCCAGCGTGTCGCGCCCATCGCTCAGCGTTCGTCACCCGCGGCGCGGACTTCGACCGGGAAGCTCTTCTGCTTGCCGCCCACAACGGTCAGCGTCATCTCGGCCGTGTCGCCCGCCGCGATTGCCGGGTCGAGATCGAACACCATAACGTGGTAGCCGCCGGGTTCGAAAGTCTCTTCATCCCCCGCATTGACCAATACCTGGCCCACGCTGTCCATGGTCATTTCGCCATCCATCTGCATCGATGCGTGGAGTTCTGCACGGCCGGCGCCTTCCACATCGGCGCGGCGGATCGCGTAATTGCGCTCGCCGGTATTGGCGACGGTGAAATAGATCGCGCCCGGATTGCCAGATACCGCCGGCAGCATCAGGCGTGCGTCGCTCAGTTCCAGTGCGACCTCGTCGACCGCGGGTGCCGCTGCTTCCTCGGCGCCGCCCGAACAAGCGGCCAGTGTAACCGTAGCGAAAGCCAGCGCTGCTGGTGCGAAATATGTGAATTTCATGGATTTCATCCCCTCTTCGTCCTGCGCAAAAACTAGCGCGCGCTCTCCCTTGTGCCAAGGAAAACCGCACCTATATCACGCGGGTAACACACCACCGGATAGAGCCGCCAACCGGTTCCGCCAGCTTTGGGGAACCCAAAGTGCGGTGTCCAACGACTTGAAACAGATGGGGAAACCATGAGCAAAGTTATCGGTATCGACCTCGGCACCACCAACAGCTGTGTCGCCTTGATGGACGGCGGCAAGCCCAAGGTCATTGAGAATTCGGAAGGCGCGCGGACCACACCGTCGATCGTTGCCTTCACCAAGGACAGCGAACGTCTGATCGGTCAGCCGGCCAAGCGCCAGGCGGTGACCAATCCCGACAACACGCTGTTCGCGATCAAGCGCCTGATCGGTCGCCGGTTCGATGACCCGCTGACCAAGAAGGACATGGGCCTGGTTCCCTACGACATCGTCAAGGGCAAGAACGGCGACGCATGGGTCGAAGCCGGCGGCGAAGACTATTCGCCCAGCCAGGTTTCCGCCTTCATCCTGCAGAAGATGAAGGAAACCGCCGAGAGCTATCTTGGCGAAACCGTCACCCAGGCGGTCATCACCGTTCCCGCATACTTCAACGACGCGCAGCGCCAGGCGACCAAGGACGCCGGCCAGATCGCGGGTCTCGAAGTGCTGCGCATCATCAACGAACCGACCGCCGCGGCGCTCGCCTATGGCATGGACAAGGAAGACGGCAAGACCATCGCCGTTTACGATCTTGGCGGCGGTACCTTCGACGTTTCGGTCCTCGAAATCGGTGACGGCGTGTTCGAAGTGAAGTCGACCAATGGCGACACTTTCCTGGGCGGCGAAGATTTCGACAGCACGATCGTCGAATATCTCGCGGACGAGTTCAAGAAGAAGGAGAACATGGATCTCCGGACTGACAAGCTCGCGCTGCAGCGCCTCAAGGAAGCCGCCGAGAAGGCCAAGATCGAACTCTCGAGCTCGGCCTCGACCGAAGTCAACCTGCCCTTCATCACCGCGCGCATGGAAGGCGGCAGCTCGACCCCGCTGCACCTCGTCGAAACGCTCAGCCGCTCGAAGCTCGAACAGCTCGTCGGCGACCTGATCAAGCGTACGCTCGAACCGTGCAAGAAGGCGCTGGCCGATGCCGGTGTCTCGAAGGACGAGATCGACGAGGTCATCCTCGTCGGCGGCATGACCCGCATGCCCAAGGTTCGCGAAGTCGTGGAAGAATTCTTCGGTTCGAAGCCGCATACCGGCGTGAACCCCGATGAAGTCGTCGCCATGGGCGCAGCGATCCAGGCCGGCGTCCTCCAGGGCGACGTCAAGGACGTGCTGCTGCTCGACGTGACTCCGCTCTCGCTGGGCATCGAGACCCTTGGCGGCATCATGACCAAGATGATCGATCGCAACACGACGATCCCGACCAAGAAGACGCAGACCTATTCGACCGCCGAGGACAATCAGAACGCGGTGACGATCCGCGTTTTCCAGGGCGAACGCGAAATGGCCGCGGACAACAAGATGCTCGGCCAGTTCGACCTGGTCGGTATCCCGGCTGCCCCGCGCGGCGTGCCGCAGATCGAGGTCACTTTCGACATCGACGCCAACGGCATCGTCAACGTCAGTGCCAAGGACAAGGGCACCGGCAAGGAGCAGCAGATCCGCATCCAGGCATCGGGCGGCCTGTCCGATGACGATATCGACCAGATGGTCCAGGATGCCGAGAAGTTCGCCGACGAGGACAAGAAGCGCCGCGAAAGCGCCGAGGCCCGCAACCAGGCCGACAGCCTCGTCCACGCAACCGAGAAGCAGCTCGAAGAGCATGGCGACAAGATCGACGCTTCGCTGAAGAGCGAAGTCGAAGAGAAGGTCGCGGCGCTCAAGACCGCGCTCGAAGGTGATGACGCTACCGACATCAACGCCAAGGCCCAGGACCTGTCGCAGAGCGCGATGAAGATGGGCCAGTCGATCTACGAGCAGGAGCAGGCCAATGCTGCCGACGCGCCTACCGGAGATGCCGAAGCAGCGGATAGCGCGGCCGAGGACGACGTGGTCGACGCCGAGTTCTCCGAAGTCGACGAAGACGCGAAGAACTGATCGGACGATGAAAAACCAATCGCCACCGGTGCCCCAACGCACCGGTGGCGATTAGTCATTGGGAAGCCATGTCGACTACCGAAACCGAACTATACGAATTGCTCGGAGTGAGCCGCGATGCCGACGGGGCGACGATCAAGTCGGCCTATCGCAAGCTCGCGATGAAGCACCATCCCGATCGCAACCCCGGCTGCACCGAGAGCGAGGGGAAGTTCAAGGCGCTCAGCGCCGCCTATGAAGTGCTCAAGGACCCGCAGAAGCGCGCGGCCTACGACCGCTTCGGGCATGCCGCTTTCCAGCAGGGCGGCCCCGGTGGCGGCGGCCATCCCGGCGCCGATTTTGGCGATATCGGGGATATTTTCGAGACCATCTTCGGCAGCGCCTTTGGCGGCGGTGGGCGTGCCCGTCCGCGCCGCGGTGCCGATCTGCGTTACGATCTGCAGATCGAACTCGAGGAAGCCTTCCACGGCAAATCGACCGAAATCGAGATCGAAGTCTCGCAGAATTGCGAAACCTGCCACGGCTCGGGCGCAACGCCCGGAACGCGCGCGCGCACCTGCAACCTGTGCCACGGCCAGGGCCAGGTCCGCGCCAAGCAGGGTTTCTTCGTCGTCGAACGCCCGTGCCCCAATTGTCATGGCAGCGGCGAAGTCATCAGCTCGCCATGCCGCGATTGCCGCGGCGAGGGACGCGTCGACAAGGCGCAGTCGCTCGAGGTCGAAATCCCGCCCGGTGTCGATACCGGCACCCGCATCCGCCTGTCGGGCAAGGGCGAGGCCGGACCGCGCGGCGCGCCTCCGGGCGATCTCTATATTTTCCTCCATGTGAAACCGCATGCGATCTTCCAGCGCGAAGGCACCACGCTCGCCACGCGCGTACCGATCAGCTTCACCGCCGCTGCGCTGGGCGGGTCGATCGATATTCCCAACCTCGATGGCGAGGATGTGACGATCGAAATTCCGGCGGGTATCCAGTCGGGCAAGCAATTGCGCCATCGCGGTGCGGGCATGCCCGTACTGCAGGGCCGCGGACGCGGTGACCTAGTGGTCGAGATCGCAGTCGAGACCCCGACCAAGCTGAGCAAGGAACAGCGCGCGCTGCTCGAACAGTTCCGCGAGCTGGAAACCGGCGACGAATGCCCTGAAAGCCGCGGCTTCTTCAACAAGCTCAAGGATGTGATCGGCGGGTGATTGCCAAGCAGGGCTGCGCTGGCGATAAGCGCGGCCCATGCTGCCTTCGCTGACGATCATCGACGATTTCCTGTCCGACCCCTGGGCCGCGCGGCGGGCTGCGCTCGCGCTCGACTATGCGCCGCCGGGAACGGGGGGAATTATCCGGGCCGCGATTCAACCGGCGCGTTGCCGATGGACGGGATTAACGCTTCGGTCTCGCGGCATCTCGGGCTCGCGCTCAAGGGGGCGGACAAGACCGAGCATGGCCGTTGCCGGATGACGCTGAAAGCGGACAAGGGCCGCAGCGGGGTGCATATCGACCCCGCTTTCTACTCCGGCATCCTCTACCTCTCGCGCCCCGAAGATTGCGCCAGACCGGGGGCCGGCGGGACCGATTTCTTTCGCCACAAGCGTACCGGCCTCGAACGCGTGCCCGCCAATGGCGCCGAACTTGCAGCGTCGGGCTATGCCGATCTCGACACGCTGGTCGGCGATGTAGTCAATAAGGATACCACGCAGGCGGGCAAATGGGAGCGCGTGATGCGCGTCCCGATGCGCTTCAACCGGCTCGTGCTGTTTTCACCCTGGCAGTTCCACAATGCCGCGCCGGGCTTCGGCACCGACGCCGAAAGCGCTCGGCTGGTGATGCTGCTCTTCTTCGGCCGCGCCGCGGGCTAGGGCATTCGTTCGACAAGTTCGGCGCGGATCTCGTCGATCAGGCGCTGTGTACACCGCTGCGCCATCTGCTCTTCGTCGAGGATCGCGTGGAAGGCCGCGCGCTTGAAGTGGCGACAGGTTTCGGCGGCAAAGGGCTTTTCCAGCGTCGAACAGACCAGGTCGATCATCCGCTCCGCCCCGTGCAACCGGCCCCACAGATAATCGTTCTCGCGGTAAGCCCGGCTGAAGAAGGCGCCGAAATTATAGAACTCGACCCCGCGCAGCGTGGCCGGCGTTCCGCCTTCGCGGATACTGCGCGCATCGTCGGGGCTGATGCGGTCTACCTTGACTGGGTCGAATTCGGTCAGTCCTTCATTGCGCAGCAGCGGCAGCGTCGCGACATCGTAGAAGGGAAAGCCCAGATAGCTCAGCAGCATCCGGCGGCGCAGGTTCTTGGGCATCTGCTCGAGCGCGGCAGCGAGCATTTCCTCGGCGCGGTCGTCGAGCCCGGGAAGCAGGCGCTTCGCCTCGATCATGTCGAGCAGCGACCCCGGGTCGCGCATCACCCCCTCGGCCAGGGGCACGAAATCGGCGCCCAGCGCGGCAACGCCCTCGCGTTCGAAATAGAGCGCGAGTATCCGGTAGACCGTGTCGCGGCCCTGTTCGAGTGCCTCGTCGGAAATGTCGGGATCGGCCTCCCAGTCGCGCGCAAGCCGCCGCGCGAGCAGACGCAACCGGCGGATGCGAAAACCGATGTCGTGTTCGCGGAAGAAGGCGATCGCTTCGGGCGATGCACCGCCCGAGGGCGCAGCCAGCGTGTTCAGCCCGCGCCGGATCAACTCCTCGCGCAGCACCGCCTCGATCGGGGCGGGATCGTCGAACCCCAGCTTGGGCGCAGCGGCCAACGCCAACCGCGCGAGGCGGACGACGATACCGGTGAACTTCGCTTGCGCATAGGCATGGAAGGCATAACCCGCACGCTCGGCGGCGGCCTGCTGCGCCTTCTGCCGCCACGCTTTCAGCCGTGCAGGGGTGGGCCGGTCGAGAAACAGCGTTCGCCCAAACAGGCGGTCGACCGCGGCATCAACTTCGGGGCGCAGCGCGGCGACCATGCGGCTGAGCCGTTCGGCCTCGCGGCTTTGCTCTTCGAGCTGTTCCAGATTGTCGCGGATCGGCTGTTCGCGGGGGAGCGTCGAAAGCGACCCGAAGATCGCGGAAAAGAAGCCCACCGGCTCACGCTTGCCGCCATCATCGCCATAGCGGTCGGGCCGCGGATCGACATAAAGGAACCGGCGGTCGACTTCGCGCTGCGCGGGGCGTTCGTGCAAGGCGGCGATGGCCCCGGCGAACGGCTTGTTGACCAGCACCGACCCGTCGATAAGCGACACATTATCAATTGTTTCCCGCGCGACATGCACCGGCATGATCCGTTCGAGAAACGCCTCCCTCTCCGGCCACCTGCGTTCGGTGAGGTCGGACAATTGGTCGATTTCCTCGATCCGCAGCGGCGGGAAGGCCCCCGGGAAACTGGCTGTCGCGCGGGCAGCGAACACCAGCTCGAGCGGATTGGCGATATCGATGCCGCCGGTCATCGGCGTGCGCGTCCGGAAGGAAATCGGCATGCGGTGTTCGGTATCCTCGACCACCGGCGGGCTGTGCAGCCGCAGCAATTCGAGATAGCCGTGGAAATCGGTCGCGGTGACATAGAGGTCGAGCGGATGGCCGGGTGGCAGCAGCGGCTCTTCCACCGGGCTCGCGGCCATGGCCGAGAAGGCCCGTTCGAGCATGCGCGAGAAGCCGAGGCCCGAGAACGGCGGTTCGAACCACCGGCCGCGAATCAGGTGCGACACCTTGCGCTCGACCTCGGCCTGCGTCTCGGGGGCCACCGCATCGGCCAGGTTGCTGCCGGGCCGGCTGAGCAGCCAGGTGGCGAAGGGCTGCGCCCACATCTTCGAAAACCGCCATTTGAGGCGCGCCGCGGGGTCGACCAGTTCGTCGACATCGGCCAATTCGAGCCACAGGTCGGTCAGTGGTTCGAGCGATTGGCCCGAATGGACCGCCTGCGCGAGGAACACGGCATTGATCCCGCCCGCGCTGGCCCCGCTCATGATATCGGGGAGCACGCGCAAGCGCAGGTCATGTTCGTCGGCGATCCGTCCGAGCAGCGCGCGATAGACCGCTTCCACGCCGCCGCGCGCGGGCCCCTGCGCGTGGAAATCGCGACTGGCGCGGGCAAGCTGCCACAGCTCGCGCGTCACGCCATGCATATAGATGGCCAAGCTCACTCCGCCGTAGCAGACCAGCGCTATCCGCAATTCCTTTTGACGCATTGTCGGACCTCATGACGGGATAAACCGACAAAGGCAATTGCGTTCGCGAAATGTTCCGGTTAGCAAGCGCGCATGGCGAAACCCAAGAAACGCTATGTCTGTCAGGCCTGTGGCGGCGTATCCAATCGCTGGCAGGGGCAATGCCCCGATTGCGCCGAATGGAACACGCTGGCGGAGGATGCCCCGGCGACGGTGTTCTCGATGAAACACGATCTGTCGAGCGGGGGGCGCGCGGTCGAGTTCGTCGAGCTCGACAAGCCCGGCGCCCTGCCGACGCGCCAGCCCACCGGCCTTGCCGAATTCGACCGCGCGCTGGGCGGCGGGCTGGTCCCGGGTTCGGCGATCCTGCTGGGCGGCGATCCGGGCATCGGCAAATCGACATTGCTGCTTCAGGCCGCGGCCAAGATCGCTCGCGGCGGGCATGGCGTCGTCTATGTCAGCGGCGAGGAAGCTGCCGGGCAAATCCGCATGCGCGCCGCGCGGCTCGGGCTGTCGGACGCGCCGATCAAGCTCGCCGCCGCGACCGGGGTGCGCGATATCCTGACCACGCTGGGTTCGATGGACGCGCCCAAGCTGCTGGTGATCGATTCGATCCAGACGATGCATTCGGACACGATCGAAGGCGCGCCGGGCACGGTCAGCCAGGTGCGCGGCTGCGCCTTCGAACTGATCCGCTACGCCAAGGAAAACGGGGTCGGGCTGGTGCTGGTCGGGCATGTGACCAAGGACGGCAGCATTGCCGGGCCGCGCGTGCTCGAGCACATGGTCGATGTCGTGATGAGCTTCGAGGGCGAGCGCAGCCACCAGTACCGCATCCTGCGCGCGCTCAAGAACCGCTTCGGCGCAGTCGACGAGATCGGCGTCTTCGCGATGGCGGGGGAGGGGCTGGAGGAAGTCGACAACCCCTCCATGCTGTTCCTCTCGGGCCGCGACGAGCCGATGGCCGGCAGTGCGGTATTCCCCGCGATCGAAGGGACGCGCCCGGTGCTGGTCGAGATCCAGGCGCTGATCGTGCGGCTGCAATCGGGTGCCACACCGCGCCGCGCGGTGGTCGGGTGGGACAGCGGGCGGCTCGCCATGCTGCTCGCCGTGCTCGAATCGCGCTGCGGGCTCAATTTCTCTTCGGCCGAGGTCTATCTCAATGTCGCGGGCGGCTATCGCCTGTCCGATCCCGCGGCCGACCTTGCGGTGGCCGCGGCGCTGGTCAGCGCGATGGCCGACAAGCCGCTGCCGCCGCGCAGCGTGTGGCTGGGTGAAGTTTCGCTCGCCGGGGAAATCCGCCCGGTCGCACATGGCGGACTGCGCCTGCGTGAAGCCGCCAAGCTCGGCTTCGACCGCGGCTTTGGACCGGCGGATGTGAAGGGCGGGTCGGAGGCGCTGACCTATGACGGCTTGGGACAATTGGCCAATCTCGTTGACCGGATAATCGGGAATTCATAAGTCCCGGTCCATGGTAGAGAAATGACGGGTTTCGATTACATTGTCCTGCCGATCGTCGGCATCGCCGCCGTGGGCGGTTTCCTGCGTGGGTTCATGCAGGAAGTGCTTTCGCTTGCCGCGTGGGTGCTGGCCGCTTTTGCGATCCGGTTCCTGCATACGCCGCTGACGACTGCGCTGCAGGAGTACATCGGCGCGCATATCACCACCTCGCTGCTGTCGTTCACCTTGCTGCTGCTGATCCCCTATGCCGCGATGAAAGTCATCGCCAACAATGTCGGGACCGCTTCGCGCGGCTCGGTGCTGGGCCCGGTCGACCGCGTCCTCGGCTTCGGTTTCGGAGCGCTCAAGGGCATGGTGATCGTGGTGATCGCCTTCTCGCTGCTGGTGCTGGGCTACGATACGGTGTGGGGCTTCAAGGGGCGGCCCACCTGGATCACCACGGCGCGCAGTTACGAACTCGTCGATGCCAGCTCGCGCGCGCTGGTCGAAGTGCTGGCCGACCGCCGCGCCATCCTGCGCGAGCAGGCCGCCGCGCCCGAGTGATGGCGACCACCCGCGCGCCTGCGCTCTATTCGCCCGAGCTGCTCGCCCTGGCGGTGGAGCTGGCCAACTATCCCTACGACCATGCGGCCATTGCAAGCGGCACTGCTCGCTCGCGCAGTTGCGGTAGCGTGATCGACCTGTCGTCCAGCCAAGATGACCGGCTCGAAACCATCGGCCTCAAGGTTACCGCCTGCGCGGTCGGCCAGGCCTCCGCGGCGATTTTCGCGCGCGAGGCGCGGGGCATGGATGCAGCGGCAATCGCGCGCACCCTGCAGTCGCTGACCAAATGGCTCGAGGGCGAGGCGCCAAGCTCGCTCCTCCCCCGGCTCACGCTGCTGGAACCGGCCCGCCCGCACCGCGGGCGGCACGAGGCGATTCTCTTGCCGTGGAGAGCTGCGCTGGACGCGCTTTCCAAGCCCCGCGACCCCCGCTAGACCCGCGTTCACGCCAAGAACAATCGCGAGGGAGGGAGCGCGACATGCCCGAGGGTGCCGTCACACCGCACAGGGAGCCGTCCGAAAAGGAAATCCGCCTGGTCATTGCCGCGAGCAGCGCGGGGACGATCTTCGAATGGTATGATTTCTTCATCTACGGTACGCTCGCCGCGCTGATTGGCGCAGCCTTCTTCCCGAGCGATAACGAGACGCTGGAAATCCTGCTGGTGTGGGCCGGTTTCGCGGTCGGTTTCGGCTTCCGCCCGCTTGGCGCGATCCTGTTCGGCTTTCTCGGCGACCGGTTGGGGCGCAAATACACTTTCCTCGTCACCGTGACGCTGATGGGGATCGCCACCGCCGGTGTCGGCCTGATCCCGAGCGCGGCCAGCATCGGTATCGCCGCGCCGCTCATCGTGATCGGCCTGCGCATCTTGCAGGGGCTGGCGCTGGGCGGCGAATATGGCGGCGCGGCAATCTATGTCGCCGAGCATGCCCCGCCCGAAAAGCGCGGCTTCTACACCAGCTTCATCCAGGCCAGCGTGGTCGGCGGGTTCGTGCTGTCGATCGCGGTGGTGATCGCCTGCCGCGCGCTGATCCCGGCCGACGATTTCGCCGCATGGGGCTGGCGCATTCCCTTCCTGCTGT
This genomic window from Qipengyuania sp. HL-TH1 contains:
- the dnaK gene encoding molecular chaperone DnaK, whose amino-acid sequence is MSKVIGIDLGTTNSCVALMDGGKPKVIENSEGARTTPSIVAFTKDSERLIGQPAKRQAVTNPDNTLFAIKRLIGRRFDDPLTKKDMGLVPYDIVKGKNGDAWVEAGGEDYSPSQVSAFILQKMKETAESYLGETVTQAVITVPAYFNDAQRQATKDAGQIAGLEVLRIINEPTAAALAYGMDKEDGKTIAVYDLGGGTFDVSVLEIGDGVFEVKSTNGDTFLGGEDFDSTIVEYLADEFKKKENMDLRTDKLALQRLKEAAEKAKIELSSSASTEVNLPFITARMEGGSSTPLHLVETLSRSKLEQLVGDLIKRTLEPCKKALADAGVSKDEIDEVILVGGMTRMPKVREVVEEFFGSKPHTGVNPDEVVAMGAAIQAGVLQGDVKDVLLLDVTPLSLGIETLGGIMTKMIDRNTTIPTKKTQTYSTAEDNQNAVTIRVFQGEREMAADNKMLGQFDLVGIPAAPRGVPQIEVTFDIDANGIVNVSAKDKGTGKEQQIRIQASGGLSDDDIDQMVQDAEKFADEDKKRRESAEARNQADSLVHATEKQLEEHGDKIDASLKSEVEEKVAALKTALEGDDATDINAKAQDLSQSAMKMGQSIYEQEQANAADAPTGDAEAADSAAEDDVVDAEFSEVDEDAKN
- a CDS encoding CvpA family protein, which gives rise to MTGFDYIVLPIVGIAAVGGFLRGFMQEVLSLAAWVLAAFAIRFLHTPLTTALQEYIGAHITTSLLSFTLLLLIPYAAMKVIANNVGTASRGSVLGPVDRVLGFGFGALKGMVIVVIAFSLLVLGYDTVWGFKGRPTWITTARSYELVDASSRALVEVLADRRAILREQAAAPE
- a CDS encoding DUF6445 family protein, with product MDGINASVSRHLGLALKGADKTEHGRCRMTLKADKGRSGVHIDPAFYSGILYLSRPEDCARPGAGGTDFFRHKRTGLERVPANGAELAASGYADLDTLVGDVVNKDTTQAGKWERVMRVPMRFNRLVLFSPWQFHNAAPGFGTDAESARLVMLLFFGRAAG
- a CDS encoding copper chaperone PCu(A)C: MKFTYFAPAALAFATVTLAACSGGAEEAAAPAVDEVALELSDARLMLPAVSGNPGAIYFTVANTGERNYAIRRADVEGAGRAELHASMQMDGEMTMDSVGQVLVNAGDEETFEPGGYHVMVFDLDPAIAAGDTAEMTLTVVGGKQKSFPVEVRAAGDER
- a CDS encoding patatin-like protein, which gives rise to MRQKELRIALVCYGGVSLAIYMHGVTRELWQLARASRDFHAQGPARGGVEAVYRALLGRIADEHDLRLRVLPDIMSGASAGGINAVFLAQAVHSGQSLEPLTDLWLELADVDELVDPAARLKWRFSKMWAQPFATWLLSRPGSNLADAVAPETQAEVERKVSHLIRGRWFEPPFSGLGFSRMLERAFSAMAASPVEEPLLPPGHPLDLYVTATDFHGYLELLRLHSPPVVEDTEHRMPISFRTRTPMTGGIDIANPLELVFAARATASFPGAFPPLRIEEIDQLSDLTERRWPEREAFLERIMPVHVARETIDNVSLIDGSVLVNKPFAGAIAALHERPAQREVDRRFLYVDPRPDRYGDDGGKREPVGFFSAIFGSLSTLPREQPIRDNLEQLEEQSREAERLSRMVAALRPEVDAAVDRLFGRTLFLDRPTPARLKAWRQKAQQAAAERAGYAFHAYAQAKFTGIVVRLARLALAAAPKLGFDDPAPIEAVLREELIRRGLNTLAAPSGGASPEAIAFFREHDIGFRIRRLRLLARRLARDWEADPDISDEALEQGRDTVYRILALYFEREGVAALGADFVPLAEGVMRDPGSLLDMIEAKRLLPGLDDRAEEMLAAALEQMPKNLRRRMLLSYLGFPFYDVATLPLLRNEGLTEFDPVKVDRISPDDARSIREGGTPATLRGVEFYNFGAFFSRAYRENDYLWGRLHGAERMIDLVCSTLEKPFAAETCRHFKRAAFHAILDEEQMAQRCTQRLIDEIRAELVERMP
- a CDS encoding iron-sulfur cluster assembly scaffold protein, with product MATTRAPALYSPELLALAVELANYPYDHAAIASGTARSRSCGSVIDLSSSQDDRLETIGLKVTACAVGQASAAIFAREARGMDAAAIARTLQSLTKWLEGEAPSSLLPRLTLLEPARPHRGRHEAILLPWRAALDALSKPRDPR
- the dnaJ gene encoding molecular chaperone DnaJ gives rise to the protein MSTTETELYELLGVSRDADGATIKSAYRKLAMKHHPDRNPGCTESEGKFKALSAAYEVLKDPQKRAAYDRFGHAAFQQGGPGGGGHPGADFGDIGDIFETIFGSAFGGGGRARPRRGADLRYDLQIELEEAFHGKSTEIEIEVSQNCETCHGSGATPGTRARTCNLCHGQGQVRAKQGFFVVERPCPNCHGSGEVISSPCRDCRGEGRVDKAQSLEVEIPPGVDTGTRIRLSGKGEAGPRGAPPGDLYIFLHVKPHAIFQREGTTLATRVPISFTAAALGGSIDIPNLDGEDVTIEIPAGIQSGKQLRHRGAGMPVLQGRGRGDLVVEIAVETPTKLSKEQRALLEQFRELETGDECPESRGFFNKLKDVIGG
- the radA gene encoding DNA repair protein RadA; translated protein: MAKPKKRYVCQACGGVSNRWQGQCPDCAEWNTLAEDAPATVFSMKHDLSSGGRAVEFVELDKPGALPTRQPTGLAEFDRALGGGLVPGSAILLGGDPGIGKSTLLLQAAAKIARGGHGVVYVSGEEAAGQIRMRAARLGLSDAPIKLAAATGVRDILTTLGSMDAPKLLVIDSIQTMHSDTIEGAPGTVSQVRGCAFELIRYAKENGVGLVLVGHVTKDGSIAGPRVLEHMVDVVMSFEGERSHQYRILRALKNRFGAVDEIGVFAMAGEGLEEVDNPSMLFLSGRDEPMAGSAVFPAIEGTRPVLVEIQALIVRLQSGATPRRAVVGWDSGRLAMLLAVLESRCGLNFSSAEVYLNVAGGYRLSDPAADLAVAAALVSAMADKPLPPRSVWLGEVSLAGEIRPVAHGGLRLREAAKLGFDRGFGPADVKGGSEALTYDGLGQLANLVDRIIGNS
- a CDS encoding vgr related protein; protein product: MGVAAHDEAVAPTCPVGGERPLTAGEIALAQSVFGHAIDYARVTIRRRKWFPFQPRRITMAPRGHVHFHPRGDAYCDDFSTTHVLRQGLLIHELVHVWQVQTRGDWYLVTRRMPWARYDYALKPGWPLERYGIEQQAEIVKHAFWLRNGVKVAGIADPAAYDLLVRFPGAER